Part of the Corticium candelabrum chromosome 15, ooCorCand1.1, whole genome shotgun sequence genome, AGTTATGTCATCGTTCGAAACTTCTTTCACTGGTACTCTTTGTGTACCATTTGCAGTAGCTACAGATACTGTTATCAAAGACGATTGTGTCTTGGCAGTTGTAAATGAAGAAGATGCAAAAGAAGGTGTTGAGGCTGAAGAAGTTGCTGAGGACAAAGAAGTTACTGAAGATGCCGAGGGTGAAGAAGGCAATGAGGgagaagatgatgatgatgaagttATATATCCAGAACTTGTGCTGGCGATGGCACTAGGCGTTGTTGGAGTTGCAGGAGAGTAAGTTTCTGGTAGTGAAATTTCACTTTCACACTGCACACCAGtgtaatcagtattacatacacacaatggaGACTTATCCGGATTTGAATAGTCATATCTGGAGTTGCATATGCCATTATTGCTGCAATTCTTTTCTGATGAACAAAGCTCTTTCTCACAAGAAGTACCTTCATAATGAAGGTCACATACACAAAGTGGCTCTGAGTTAGGTGCAGCGTAGCTGTACTGTGAGTTGCAACTGCCATGTCCGCTACAGTTCTGAGAGCGACTACACAGTACAATCTCACAAAATTCGCCATCAAAGTGTAATGGACACATAcagttgaaggttcgatctcTCTCGTTCAGCTCACATGTGCCATCGTTCTTACACACATCAATAGCACAATAATCACAAGTGAAATTGTTTGTTCTATCTGTGCATGGAGGCTGCAGTGGAAGATTGGTGCAATATTGAATTCCACCGTTGTGTACACAGTCATTAATGTTTTCACGACAAGCCAAACCAGTGAAACCAGTTGCACAAAGGCAGGTAGGATTGGTACCTACATGTGGTGGTGCGCTAACGTCAAAAGATGGATTACAGATACCCTGTCGCAGACCAGAGTTGCATTGCTCATATGGATCACATTCACAACGAGTTCCTGTGAAGTTTCCTGCACAAATGCATTCGAAACTGCCAGACGTTTCATTGCAAGTTCCACCATTTAGACAAGGTTGACTGTTACATTCTAAAATTAAAAAGGctagtcattaattaaatacaaagtTAATTACATAAATCGtgttataaattaataaactaacACACTTATACATAATTGTTCAGCTATGCGCCtctaagaaaagggactttgtaaaagtcacgagacttggcgagtagtgTACTCTAAATGTATAGGgctaaaccgacttccggtctggggactctGTGTCTGGCAGGCTGGATATGTCTAtcacgctacaggaatgtgccacgcctccttagtgtAGCCCAATCAggaagcattaattcctttgtgttgtacgtggcaa contains:
- the LOC134190798 gene encoding low-density lipoprotein receptor-related protein 2-like; this translates as FRDDLICYFRTLTPSLCPHVVKCTSGNPRAKLAVYIFYFATLSLFADLCQDRPALFFKCVASARTPCIPRSWVCDGSEDCRDGSDETFCAPCDPKEWFRCHIGHPCIERQRLCDGTHDCIDGSDEKVSLCGACPNGSFHCNSSDECVSNSSVCDGDRDCYDNSDEQPPHCFRSTESHCNLTQEFNCQVSSSFAHCIPKSWVCDGENDCDSGIDEGAVCNSSAPTEIPVPPSTQAPTTAQPVVVQCADDEFQCYDGVRCLQWSHRCDSIVDCHDNSDEVGCAECNSQPCLNGGTCNETSGSFECICAGNFTGTRCECDPYEQCNSGLRQGICNPSFDVSAPPHVGTNPTCLCATGFTGLACRENINDCVHNGGIQYCTNLPLQPPCTDRTNNFTCDYCAIDVCKNDGTCELNERDRTFNCMCPLHFDGEFCEIVLCSRSQNCSGHGSCNSQYSYAAPNSEPLCVCDLHYEGTSCEKELCSSEKNCSNNGICNSRYDYSNPDKSPLCVCNTDYTGVQCESEISLPETYSPATPTTPSAIASTSSGYITSSSSSSPSLPSSPSASSVTSLSSATSSASTPSFASSSFTTAKTQSSLITVSVATANGTQRVPVKEVSNDDITTGMIAGITAGCVVAFVTIIIIIVVVRRSNMFKGTHVV